A genomic segment from Pleurodeles waltl isolate 20211129_DDA chromosome 9, aPleWal1.hap1.20221129, whole genome shotgun sequence encodes:
- the ARF6 gene encoding ADP-ribosylation factor 6, with the protein MGKVLSKIFGNKEMRILMLGLDAAGKTTILYKLKLGQSVTTIPTVGFNVETVTYKNVKFNVWDVGGQDKIRPLWRHYYTGTQGLIFVVDCADRDRIDEARQELHRIINDREMRDAIILIFANKQDLPDAMKPHEIQEKLGLTRIRDRNWYVQPSCATTGDGLYEGLTWLTSNYKS; encoded by the coding sequence ATGGGGAAGGTTCTGTCAAAAATCTTTGGAAACAAGGAGATGCGAATATTGATGCTTGGACTTGACGCAGCGGGTAAGACAACAATCCTGTACAAATTGAAACTGGGACAGTCTGTCACGACCATCCCTACAGTAGGCTTCAATGTGGAGACTGTGACCTACAAGAATGTAAAGTTCAATGTTTGGGATGTGGGGGGACAGGACAAGATCCGGCCACTGTGGAGGCACTACTACACTGGCACGCAGGGCCTGATCTTCGTGGTGGACTGCGCGGATCGTGACCGTATCGACGAAGCCAGACAGGAACTACATCGTATTATTAATGATCGGGAAATGCGTGATGCCATTATCCTGATCTTCGCCAACAAGCAGGACCTGCCTGATGCCATGAAGCCACACGAGATCCAGGAGAAGCTAGGCCTGACCCGCATTCGGGACAGGAATTGGTACGTGCAGCCCTCCTGTGCTacaacaggggatggactttatgagGGACTTACATGGCTAACCTCTAATTACAAATCTTAA